In Nymphaea colorata isolate Beijing-Zhang1983 chromosome 5, ASM883128v2, whole genome shotgun sequence, one genomic interval encodes:
- the LOC116254519 gene encoding protein RETARDED ROOT GROWTH, mitochondrial-like: MWRLSSASCSSSSSISVATNLRAMLSPSSFPSPPFALVRLRTTSLLPTASYSYSSSCSSPFVNSLLVIRCRACISSYSRILPSFRHYGFFSSLNFRPFIGGVSPSAFSGSEVEWKEHDSSADIGGDEDDYRQLLLEVQQEKQGRFIPVNAFFLCTSVDLKSLQSHNASNVIPPSSRASNYVVLRYPTAKPSPNGSDNDSNYCYVVVFQYGSVVLFNAADHEIEGFLGIVKNHSSGLLTDMRKDDYAVVEKPTLETWMQEGLDYIVLKTLNVDGVRTIGSVLGQSVALDYYVRQVDGMVAEFTDINREMEKSGTFTMQRKKLFQLVGKANSNLADVILKLKLLERSDIAWKSANYAQIWEYLRDEYELTQRFGSLDFKLKFVEHNIRFLQEILQNRKSDFLEWIIILLISVEILISLYNIVREQTIAPS; encoded by the exons ATGTGGAGGCTCTCCTCAGCCTCctgctcctcctcttcttccatctCTGTAGCCACTAATCTCAGAGCCATGCTGTCCCCTTCATCCTTTCCCTCTCCCCCTTTCGCCCTTGTTCGTTTAAGGACCACCAGCCTCCTCCCAACTGCTTCTTATTCTTATTCATCTTCTTGTTCTTCACCTTTCGTCAATTCTCTCCTTGTGATCCGATGTCGAGCCTGCATCTCCTCCTACTCCAGAATCCTGCCCTCGTTCCGTCATTATGGCTTCTTTTCCAGCCTGAATTTCCGGCCTTTCATCGGGGGCGTTTCCCCTTCTGCTTTTTCAGGCAGCGAGGTGGAGTGGAAGGAGCACGACTCGAGCGCGGATATCGGTGGCGATGAGGATGACTACCGTCAGCTTTTGCTTGAGGTGCAGCAGGAAAAGCAGGGAAGATTTATTCCTGTGAATGCCTTCTTCCTGTGCACCAG TGTGGATTTGAAGAGCTTGCAGTCACATAATGCGTCCAATGTGATACCACCGAGTTCTCGTGCGTCGAATTACGTGGTACTTAGATACCCAACTGCGAAGCCTAGTCCCAAC GGATCAGACAATGACAGTAATTACTGCTATGTGGTAGTTTTCCAATATGGATCGGTTGTCTTATTCAATGCTGCTGATCATGAAATTGAAGGATTTCTTGGGATTGTAAAGAATCATTCTTCAGGATTGCTCACAGACATGAGGAAGGATG ATTATGCTGTAGTTGAGAAACCTACTTTAGAAACCTGGATGCAAGAGGGCCTTGATTACATAGTGCTAAAAACTTTAAATGTTGATGGAGTGCGTACTATTGGAAGTGTGCTTGGTCAAAGTGTGGCTCTTGATTACTATGTTCGTCAG GTTGATGGCATGGTTGCAGAATTCACTGACATAAACCGTGAGATGGAGAAAAGTGGTACATTTACCATGCAGAGGAAAAAGTTATTTCAGCTTGTAGGAAAGGCAAATTCTAATCTTGCTGACGTGATCCTTAAACTTAAGCTATTGGAAAG aTCAGACATTGCTTGGAAGAGTGCCAATTATGCTCAAATATGGGAATATCTTCGAGATGAGTATGAACTGACTCAAAGATTTGGCAGTCTGGacttcaaattgaaatttgtgGAG CATAACATTCGATTTCTACAAGAAATTCTTCAAAACAGGaaatcagattttttggagTGGATAATCATCTTGTTGATAAGCGTGGAGATTCTTATTTCTCTGTACAATATAGTGCGGGAGCAGACAATAGCTCCCTCATGA
- the LOC116253996 gene encoding uncharacterized protein LOC116253996 has translation MGRKLKAWSGSANYRSFELNLLVHGIKGLTIGDGEKRENYSIILQIQWKGRRNRAGYRSKSVRNTTATQCVQGDGSVNWNESFDHICKLKFLNTRCSSSWDIHLEVHGLAQDSDSRTSVLGKVMLDLAEFVTLDCSKRTIQIPVCCNVGGSTMETELTMTLALSEIKTKRRTMITRAKSLFSSGGSCKGLSQIDDGSQFVISRGKEMAKAIEREAEKQNSSEYDGTSDCRFTPEQSKELTGTESSSSSSSEEEPEFGYGNIAETNLLVGIQIRNQEGDRIESREGPTSASDCQTAPRATLFNLLSWKTASFRGSYRHKGIPLLKKDCEHGGDDIDDDRRNQPNQQSASSSPSKIPSPTSGFDDDNSFEVGSWEKKLLVSRDGQSELFTSTFFASVDQCSEKVAGDGACAVLVAVIADWLHRNKETLPLKCQFDQLIREGSLEWRKLCENETHMERFSDKHFDIDTVLEAKVRPLSVVSEMSYIGFFVPDDMTETFDFLEGAMSFDSIWEELVNNVGPEGSVYIVSWNDHFFLLKVEMETIYLIDTLGERLHEGCNQAFMLKFDKDTTVYGLQPGNPDRELQDTSDSASDQAKAEKDADLVREIISQGRTSCKAFIKKFLAALPLRELQVDMKKGLVREDMLHRRLQIEFHYTSLCD, from the exons ATGGGGAGGAAGTTGAAGGCTTGGTCTGGATCTGCAAATTACAGGAGCTTCGAGCTCAATCTCTTGGTTCATGGCATCAAAGGTCTGACGATCGGCGACGGCGAGAAACGGGAGAATTACAGCATCATATTGCAGATCCAATGGAAAGGACGGCGAAATCGAGCTGGGTACCGGTCAAAATCGGTTAGAAATACGACGGCCACGCAATGCGTTCAAGGTGATGGCTCTGTTAATTGGAACGAATCATTTGATCATATATGCAAGCTGAAGTTTCTGAACACGAGATGCTCATCAAGTTGGGACATTCATCTCGAGGTTCAT GGTTTGGCTCAAGATTCAGATAGCAGGACATCAGTTCTCGGCAAAGTTATGTTGGACCTGGCAGAGTTTGTCACTCTGGATTGTTCGAAAAGGACCATTCAGATTCCAGTTTGTTGCAATGTTGGAGGATCTACCATGGAAACCGAATTGACG ATGACGCTTGCTTTGTCTGAGATCAAAACTAAGAGGAGAACCATGATCACCCGTGCAAAATCTCTTTTCTCCTCCGGCGGATCGTGCAAAGGTCTTTCCCAAATCGACGATGGGTCTCAATTTGTGATTTCACGGGGGAAGGAAATGGCTAAAGCAATTGAACGTGAAGCAGAGAAACAAAATTCTTCAGAGTATGATGGGACCAGCGACTGCAGATTCACCCCGGAGCAGTCGAAGGAACTTACAGGTACTGAatcgtcatcttcttcttcatccgaAGAGGAGCCTGAATTTGGTTATGGCAACATAGCCGAAACAAATCTTTTGGTCGGAATACAAATCAGAAATCAGGAAGGCGACAGGATCGAAAGCCGGGAAGGTCCTACATCAGCCTCTGATTGTCAAACTGCTCCAAGGGCTACGCTCTTCAACCTCCTTTCATGGAAAACCGCAAGTTTCAGAGGGTCTTACCGACACAAAGGTATACCATTACTTAAGAAGGACTGCGAACATGGCGGTGATGATATCGACGATGATCGGCGTAATCAACCAAATCAGCAATCAGCATCATCAAGCCCAAGTAAAATCCCTTCCCCAACATCAGGATTTGATGATGATAATTCCTTTGAGGTTGGATCTTGGGAAAAGAAACTACTGGTTAGCAGGGATGGGCAGTCGGAACTGTTCACGAGTACCTTCTTCGCATCAGTCGATCAGTGCAGCGAGAAGGTAGCCGGAGATGGTGCCTGTGCTGTTCTTGTTGCTGTTATAGCTGATTGGCTTCACAGGAACAAAGAGACTCTGCCTCTGAAATGCCAATTTGACCAGTTGATAAGAGAAGGATCATTGGAGTGGAGAAAGCTCTGTGAAAATGAGACTCACATGGAGAGGTTCTCGGACAAGCACTTCGATATTGACACTGTCCTTGAAGCAAAAGTGCGCCCGCTCTCAGTTGTTTCAGAAATGTCATATATTGGATTCTTTGTGCCAGATGACATGACAGAGACCTTCGATTTTCTGGAGGGGGCAATGAGCTTTGACAGTATATGGGAAGAACTTGTCAATAACGTTGGACCTGAAGGGAGTGTTTACATTGTTAGCTGGAATGATCATTTTTTCCTCCTGAAAGTGGAAATGGAGACTATTTACTTGATTGACACACTTGGGGAAAGACTACACGAGGGCTGCAACCAAGCTTTCATGTTGAAGTTTGACAAGGATACAACAGTCTATGGATTGCAGCCAGGCAATCCTGACAGGGAGTTGCAGGACACAAGTGACAGTGCCTCAGACCAAGCCAAGGCAGAAAAAGATGCAGATTTAGTTAGGGAGATCATAAGCCAAGGACGGACTTCCTGCAAAGCATTTATCAAGAAGTTTTTGGCAGCCTTGCCTCTGAGGGAACTGCAAGTTGACATGAAAAAGGGATTAGTCAGGGAAGACATGTTGCATCGTCGTCTGCAGATCGAGTTCCATTATACATCTCTTTGTGACTAG